In Chitinophaga sp. HK235, a single window of DNA contains:
- a CDS encoding DUF2167 domain-containing protein, with protein MLKYLYLASLLFVALCLKAAPVRDSAEIYQQQMDKLVDSIRKAQKYETGLIQLPGGRAEIKIPAGFKFLNKEQSKFVLTRLWGNPESSAANALGMIFPEKSDPFTDSSYAFVVEYEDVGYVKDDDAEKIDYNEMLKNLQKDEKEENEQRLKEGYPGIHLVGWAQTPYYDKKNKVLHWAKEIHFGDQDGTNTLNYQIRILGRHGILSLNAVCTMRELPLVKADIDKVLHMATFTEGNTYFDFDPKIDNVAAWTIGGLVAGKVLAKVGFFAIIAKFLAAGWKFILLGFVALMGFVKRLFGRKKEEKQLEGDTTVTHTDEPTSTL; from the coding sequence ATGTTAAAGTACCTATACCTGGCTAGTTTGCTATTTGTAGCCCTATGTCTTAAAGCAGCCCCTGTACGTGATTCTGCCGAAATTTACCAACAGCAGATGGACAAATTGGTGGACTCTATCCGCAAAGCCCAAAAGTATGAAACCGGTCTTATTCAACTCCCCGGAGGGAGGGCGGAGATCAAAATCCCTGCAGGGTTTAAGTTCCTGAATAAGGAACAGAGTAAGTTTGTCTTAACTAGGTTGTGGGGCAATCCGGAGTCCAGTGCGGCGAATGCACTTGGTATGATCTTCCCCGAAAAGTCAGATCCCTTCACCGATAGCAGCTATGCTTTCGTGGTGGAATACGAAGATGTCGGCTACGTAAAAGATGATGATGCCGAAAAAATCGATTACAATGAAATGTTGAAAAACTTGCAGAAAGATGAGAAGGAGGAAAATGAACAACGTTTAAAAGAAGGTTATCCAGGCATTCATCTGGTAGGATGGGCTCAGACACCTTACTACGACAAGAAAAACAAAGTATTGCACTGGGCTAAGGAAATCCATTTCGGTGATCAGGATGGCACTAATACGCTTAACTACCAGATCCGTATTTTGGGTCGTCATGGCATCCTGTCGCTGAATGCGGTATGTACCATGCGTGAACTGCCCCTGGTAAAGGCAGATATTGATAAAGTATTGCACATGGCTACTTTCACGGAGGGTAATACCTACTTCGATTTTGATCCGAAGATTGATAATGTGGCGGCATGGACTATTGGTGGACTGGTAGCCGGCAAGGTACTCGCTAAAGTGGGATTCTTCGCCATCATCGCAAAGTTCCTGGCGGCCGGCTGGAAATTTATTCTTCTGGGATTCGTTGCACTGATGGGATTTGTAAAAAGATTATTCGGTCGTAAGAAAGAAGAAAAGCAACTGGAAGGCGATACTACGGTAACGCATACAGACGAACCTACATCAACATTATAA
- a CDS encoding VOC family protein, translated as MKNAVNWFEIYTSNFERAKKFYTAVLQCELTDIPVDNERHSQMKYAAFPGDQMNGGAGGALVKLDVAKPGIGGTLVYFHSEDINTELSRVEAAGGKIIRPKQEIGDFGFIALIEDTEGNMVGLRSGK; from the coding sequence ATGAAAAATGCAGTGAATTGGTTTGAGATTTATACTTCAAACTTTGAAAGAGCAAAGAAATTTTACACGGCCGTACTTCAATGTGAATTAACGGATATACCTGTAGATAATGAAAGACATTCGCAAATGAAATATGCGGCTTTTCCTGGTGATCAGATGAATGGAGGGGCAGGTGGTGCCTTGGTGAAGCTGGATGTGGCAAAGCCCGGTATCGGTGGTACCCTGGTGTACTTTCATTCCGAAGATATCAATACGGAATTGAGCCGTGTAGAAGCCGCCGGGGGTAAAATTATCCGTCCTAAACAAGAGATAGGCGATTTCGGGTTTATCGCCTTAATTGAAGATACAGAAGGAAATATGGTGGGTTTACGCTCAGGAAAGTAA
- a CDS encoding Crp/Fnr family transcriptional regulator, whose translation MEIDFFQTIYNHPLIKQDDYEEIRKAHTRIQFPGGTLLLESGKTAKEFYIIEKGLSRSFLYDYNGNEITTEYYCPKEILIESFSLFHRMPSMENFQAISDVTAWRIEYDIFQKLLGEVEGLREWGRTWATSQLFLLKQRSISTLTTSATDRYLNLIKERPQIIIQSPLKYIASYLGITDTSLSRIRREISCE comes from the coding sequence ATGGAAATAGATTTTTTTCAAACAATTTACAATCATCCTCTCATCAAACAGGATGATTATGAAGAGATCCGAAAAGCACATACCAGGATTCAATTTCCGGGCGGAACGCTACTGTTGGAAAGTGGTAAAACTGCCAAGGAATTTTATATCATTGAAAAAGGTTTGTCAAGGTCATTCCTTTATGATTATAATGGCAATGAAATAACTACTGAGTATTATTGCCCAAAAGAGATACTAATAGAATCTTTTTCACTGTTTCACAGAATGCCGTCAATGGAAAATTTTCAAGCGATATCAGACGTTACCGCCTGGAGAATAGAATATGATATTTTTCAGAAGTTACTTGGTGAAGTGGAAGGGCTGAGAGAGTGGGGAAGAACATGGGCAACAAGTCAGTTATTTCTTTTGAAACAGCGCTCCATCAGTACATTGACAACCAGTGCTACTGACAGATACCTCAATCTAATAAAAGAAAGACCTCAGATTATTATCCAGTCTCCATTAAAATATATTGCCTCTTATTTAGGTATTACTGATACTTCATTAAGCAGAATCCGGAGAGAAATTTCCTGTGAATAG
- a CDS encoding glycoside hydrolase family 19 protein produces MKICPLIITVFLCLLCWSRTSASYKSANRTSAPFAVDTSVSSLISSAEWDVLFPHRFNPDDRTGAGTLPTSLAKDFYSYNNFVEAVRRMSNIKVLLERRCGTDYYRITRTDKTTGVTTVIRTDPGFNDPTWNGLAIITQVLDYGTFVSEGDVNARKRELVAFLANISQETTGGWPTAPGGQYAWGLYFREEQGYEGTNNIGYRDETNTMYPPAPGKSYHGRGPIQLSYNYNYGQASELIFGDKNVLLANPEKVIQDGAIAFETGIWFWMAPQYPKPSCHDVMIPGKWTPTPAQQAVGIKPGFGATVNIINGGIECGSGQENTKALSRIAHYQRYATIKQVSLELNGGNNTANCGCASMSRFTVDNGECASLTSIRFLQPANGILSTTSLGPVTLAVTKNDPRNEISKIQITVNGQLFNDSVIQWTPPAYSKYTATARGIRNGLDTVITTVSFAVWNSRTFEGCANLPQWQASQNYTTAGNIVLYNNNIYRNKWWAGSASVPGSSDTWELLGACTSGPRTDTGCSGIAEWISSKAYSSGDQAVYKNKIYKANWWTQNNQPDLNSGAGQPWTYIRDCGATAAISQAVNNAVVYPNPVTGNVLNVKFSAPAGGKFYLSILHSTTLERIKQVYYVASHDGSHTVQLDVSRLPTGSWILQISGDGSKRNSAVTFIKN; encoded by the coding sequence ATGAAAATCTGCCCTTTGATTATCACTGTATTTCTGTGCCTGTTATGCTGGTCGCGCACTTCGGCCAGCTACAAATCAGCAAATCGAACGAGCGCACCGTTTGCCGTCGACACATCTGTTTCCTCACTGATCAGCAGTGCGGAATGGGATGTACTATTTCCTCACCGTTTTAATCCGGACGATCGCACTGGCGCCGGGACGTTGCCCACCAGTCTGGCCAAGGATTTTTACTCCTACAACAACTTCGTGGAAGCTGTACGGCGTATGTCTAACATTAAAGTACTGCTGGAAAGACGCTGTGGTACTGATTATTACCGGATCACCCGTACTGATAAGACCACGGGTGTCACCACAGTGATCAGAACTGATCCCGGTTTCAATGATCCTACCTGGAACGGGCTTGCCATTATTACACAGGTGCTGGACTACGGCACATTTGTGAGCGAAGGCGATGTTAATGCCCGGAAAAGGGAGCTGGTAGCCTTCCTGGCCAACATATCCCAGGAAACAACCGGAGGCTGGCCCACAGCACCAGGCGGGCAATACGCCTGGGGATTGTATTTCCGCGAAGAACAAGGTTACGAAGGAACCAACAACATCGGTTACCGGGATGAGACCAATACCATGTACCCTCCCGCACCGGGAAAATCGTATCATGGCAGGGGGCCTATTCAGCTCAGCTACAACTACAACTATGGCCAGGCCAGTGAGCTGATATTCGGCGACAAAAACGTATTGCTGGCCAACCCTGAAAAAGTGATACAGGATGGCGCTATAGCCTTCGAAACGGGTATCTGGTTCTGGATGGCTCCTCAGTATCCCAAACCGTCGTGCCATGATGTAATGATTCCAGGCAAATGGACACCCACACCAGCCCAACAAGCCGTCGGCATCAAGCCAGGATTTGGTGCTACCGTTAATATCATTAATGGTGGTATCGAATGCGGCAGCGGACAGGAAAATACCAAAGCGCTGAGCCGTATCGCACACTACCAGCGCTATGCCACCATCAAGCAGGTAAGCCTGGAACTTAACGGTGGTAATAATACTGCCAACTGCGGATGCGCCAGTATGTCCAGATTCACCGTTGACAATGGAGAATGTGCCAGCCTTACATCTATCCGTTTCCTGCAACCCGCCAATGGAATCCTTTCCACTACATCATTAGGCCCGGTTACCCTGGCCGTTACCAAAAATGATCCCCGCAATGAGATCAGTAAAATCCAGATCACTGTAAATGGCCAGCTTTTCAATGATTCTGTTATACAATGGACGCCACCTGCATACAGTAAATATACTGCAACGGCCAGGGGTATACGAAATGGACTGGATACAGTTATCACTACCGTAAGTTTTGCAGTATGGAACAGCCGTACATTTGAAGGTTGCGCCAATCTCCCGCAGTGGCAAGCCTCCCAGAACTACACTACTGCAGGAAATATTGTACTCTATAACAACAATATTTACCGCAATAAGTGGTGGGCAGGCAGTGCCAGCGTACCTGGCAGCAGCGACACCTGGGAACTGCTGGGCGCCTGTACCAGCGGCCCACGGACTGATACCGGCTGTAGTGGTATTGCCGAATGGATATCATCTAAAGCCTATTCTTCCGGCGACCAGGCTGTTTATAAAAACAAAATCTATAAAGCTAACTGGTGGACTCAAAACAATCAACCCGACCTGAACAGCGGAGCAGGACAGCCCTGGACATACATACGGGATTGTGGGGCCACAGCAGCCATCAGTCAGGCTGTCAACAATGCGGTAGTGTATCCCAATCCTGTTACCGGTAATGTGCTGAATGTGAAATTCTCCGCACCGGCAGGAGGAAAATTCTATCTGTCAATCCTCCATAGTACTACATTAGAGCGTATAAAACAGGTGTATTATGTAGCATCTCATGATGGATCCCATACCGTACAGCTGGATGTAAGCCGTCTTCCGACCGGCTCCTGGATACTTCAGATCAGTGGTGATGGCAGCAAAAGGAACAGTGCCGTTACCTTTATAAAAAATTAA
- a CDS encoding NmrA family NAD(P)-binding protein: MKIVLTGSLGNISNPLVEILVKEGHQITLISTDPNKQVRIQAIGAQPAIGSIQDLPFLIKTFTGADVVYCMNPLDFAARDLDAWNGNMDNYIQAIKETGIKRVIVLSGWVSHLLNSIQPEKNFETLKDVSVTFVRPGPFYTNFYHLKDMIRHQGMIVSNYGGEDLIAFSAPEDIAAAIAEEINTPAAAGLKVLYVASEELTCTQAAQIVGEAIGIPHLQWIAFPGEQVKQALEATGVSSEVAGLLVEMQENMHNGKAQKDYYLNRPILGKRKLRDFAREYATWYHQN; this comes from the coding sequence ATGAAAATCGTACTTACCGGCTCGCTCGGGAATATCAGTAACCCGCTCGTTGAAATACTGGTGAAGGAAGGTCACCAGATTACCCTCATCAGTACAGATCCCAATAAACAGGTCCGGATACAGGCCATAGGCGCTCAACCCGCTATTGGTAGTATCCAGGACCTGCCTTTTCTTATCAAGACCTTTACGGGGGCAGATGTTGTTTATTGTATGAACCCACTGGATTTCGCAGCACGAGACCTGGACGCATGGAACGGAAACATGGATAATTATATCCAGGCTATCAAGGAAACAGGGATAAAGCGTGTAATCGTGCTCTCCGGGTGGGTCTCGCACCTGCTGAATTCCATCCAACCGGAGAAAAATTTTGAGACCCTTAAAGACGTGTCTGTTACCTTTGTGCGACCAGGACCTTTTTACACTAATTTCTATCACCTGAAGGATATGATCCGGCACCAGGGCATGATTGTATCCAATTATGGCGGAGAAGATCTGATAGCTTTTTCGGCTCCTGAAGACATCGCTGCTGCTATCGCGGAAGAGATCAATACCCCGGCAGCTGCAGGCTTGAAAGTGTTATACGTGGCCAGCGAGGAGCTTACCTGCACACAAGCGGCACAAATTGTAGGAGAAGCCATTGGAATACCCCACCTCCAATGGATAGCATTTCCCGGAGAACAGGTAAAACAAGCGCTCGAAGCTACCGGCGTATCGTCTGAGGTTGCCGGATTATTGGTAGAAATGCAGGAAAATATGCACAATGGGAAAGCGCAGAAGGATTATTACCTTAACAGACCTATATTAGGAAAACGAAAACTGCGGGATTTTGCCAGGGAGTACGCTACCTGGTACCATCAAAACTAA
- a CDS encoding AraC family transcriptional regulator — protein sequence MAGNLPLRIKSIHELLRLKGLPDTKHPLISVLNIAELKMLPKPVDIMASTDFYFIGMSRFTQACLKMKYGQQEYDFDKGVMNFIAPGQVFSFNTDQVEEMNRSGWMLLLHPDFLWNHPLALKIRQCEFFDYTVNEALFLSDGEEQTISGLFKNIEQEYSTNIDQFSQGIIIPLIEALLGYSERFYQRQFITRKITHHGIVRQLEALLEMAFSQETLEENGIPTVKDISSQLNISPNYLSGLLKTLTGSSTQQHIQEKIIEKAKERLMMTDLSVNEIAFELGFEYPQSFSKLFKTKMNISPLEFRKASRF from the coding sequence ATGGCCGGAAACCTTCCCCTGAGAATAAAAAGCATTCATGAGCTATTGCGGCTGAAAGGCTTGCCTGATACAAAACATCCACTTATCAGTGTACTCAATATTGCCGAATTAAAGATGCTGCCTAAGCCTGTAGATATAATGGCGTCCACTGATTTCTATTTTATAGGTATGAGCAGGTTCACGCAGGCTTGTTTGAAAATGAAGTATGGGCAGCAGGAATATGATTTTGATAAAGGTGTGATGAATTTTATCGCACCAGGACAGGTATTTAGTTTTAATACCGATCAGGTGGAAGAAATGAATCGGTCCGGATGGATGCTGCTGCTCCATCCGGACTTTCTCTGGAACCATCCTCTCGCGTTGAAGATAAGGCAATGCGAGTTTTTTGATTATACGGTTAATGAAGCCCTGTTCCTCTCTGATGGTGAAGAGCAGACTATTAGCGGATTGTTTAAGAATATTGAGCAGGAATATAGTACTAACATCGATCAATTCAGCCAGGGAATAATTATTCCCCTTATCGAAGCCCTGTTGGGATATTCAGAGCGCTTTTACCAACGGCAGTTCATTACCCGTAAAATTACCCACCATGGCATCGTAAGACAGCTGGAAGCATTGCTGGAAATGGCTTTTTCTCAGGAAACACTGGAAGAGAACGGGATACCCACAGTAAAGGATATTTCCAGTCAGCTGAATATTTCACCCAATTATCTGAGCGGTCTGCTCAAAACGCTTACTGGTAGCAGCACGCAACAGCACATACAGGAGAAGATCATAGAGAAAGCAAAGGAAAGACTGATGATGACAGATCTGTCTGTAAATGAAATAGCTTTTGAACTGGGGTTTGAATATCCGCAGTCTTTTTCTAAGTTGTTCAAGACTAAGATGAATATTTCACCGCTGGAATTCAGGAAGGCCAGCAGGTTTTAA